A window from Thermosipho africanus Ob7 encodes these proteins:
- a CDS encoding DUF4627 domain-containing protein: protein MALFLTVGLFFVFSGCVSLPTNKDSENEPVNLIVNGDFSEPLLFDNLTASTTTLSKWFTVVSDWARASMDATINSNEVFQTTVNSRGIDSGDNQPHWWMLQLAQFVNGATNTIYTLSFDASADTNTEMHVVVTLHAPNDPDNPGDDWWPTANLDQIIALTPDSTSFSFDVDLSGWDPWNPEEVYVKVGFEFGLSATDATIYIDNVKFIEK, encoded by the coding sequence TTGGCATTATTTTTAACTGTAGGATTATTCTTTGTTTTTTCTGGCTGTGTAAGTCTTCCAACCAATAAAGATAGTGAAAATGAACCAGTAAACTTAATTGTAAACGGCGATTTTTCAGAACCACTTTTGTTTGATAACTTAACAGCATCAACAACCACATTATCAAAATGGTTTACTGTAGTTTCAGACTGGGCAAGAGCATCTATGGATGCTACAATTAATTCTAATGAAGTATTCCAAACAACTGTTAACTCAAGGGGAATTGATTCTGGGGACAACCAACCACATTGGTGGATGCTCCAATTAGCACAATTTGTAAATGGAGCAACAAACACTATTTATACATTAAGTTTTGATGCTTCAGCCGATACTAATACAGAAATGCATGTAGTTGTAACTCTTCATGCACCAAATGATCCAGATAATCCAGGTGATGACTGGTGGCCAACAGCTAATTTGGACCAAATTATTGCACTAACACCTGATAGTACTTCTTTTAGTTTTGATGTAGATTTATCTGGTTGGGATCCTTGGAATCCTGAAGAAGTTTATGTAAAAGTTGGTTTTGAATTTGGACTTTCCGCTACAGATGCAACAATCTATATAGATAATGTAAAATTTATAGAAAAATAA